A DNA window from Zingiber officinale cultivar Zhangliang chromosome 3A, Zo_v1.1, whole genome shotgun sequence contains the following coding sequences:
- the LOC122050458 gene encoding agamous-like MADS-box protein AGL61 — MMPIRKRKTSMGRQKIEIKRIESEEARQVCFSKRRAGLFKKANELSVLCGAHLAVIVFSPAGKPFSFGHPSVDSVLDRFLPSSAHPTPPPRPPPLSFYDPRVMTVAAASLVPELDRQYVELAERLEGEQRRKEVLEAALLAQRGDFARLMQSSLEELGMAELERLQAALDRLRWDAGRRVDQLQTEAQIRRLMLAGDVGSVGGGAYLGGGFIAAAAPPSQGGNNIDMQAIPAPGQAPAGFGYGYGSSSYLINHS; from the coding sequence ATGATGCCAATAAGGAAGAGGAAGACGAGCATGGGCCGACAAAAGATCGAGATTAAGCGGATCGAGAGCGAGGAGGCACGTCAAGTGTGCTTCTCCAAGCGCCGCGCCGGACTCTTCAAGAAGGCCAACGAGCTCTCCGTCCTCTGCGGGGCTCACCTTGCCGTCATCGTCTTCTCCCCCGCCGGCAAACCCTTCTCCTTTGGCCACCCCTCGGTCGACTCTGTTCTTGACCGCTTCCTACCCTCGTCGGCCCACCCTACTCCTCCTCCtcgtcctcctcctctctcgTTCTACGACCCCCGTGTGATGACCGTCGCTGCCGCCTCGCTGGTCCCCGAGCTCGACCGGCAGTACGTGGAGCTGGCTGAGCGACTGGAGGGAGAGCAGCGGAGGAAAGAGGTGCTGGAGGCCGCGCTTCTAGCGCAAAGGGGTGACTTTGCCAGGCTCATGCAGTCCAGCTTGGAGGAGCTGGGCATGGCGGAGTTGGAGAGACTGCAGGCCGCGCTAGATAGGCTGCGTTGGGACGCAGGGAGGAGGGTGGACCAGCTGCAGACCGAGGCGCAGATCAGGAGACTAATGTTGGCCGGCGATGTTGGCAGTGTCGGCGGTGGAGCATATCTTGGAGGAGGATTCATTGCTGCGGCGGCGCCGCCGTCGCAGGGTGGCAATAATATTGATATGCAGGCGATTCCTGCGCCGGGTCAGGCTCCGGCTGGTTTTGGTTATGGCTACGGATCTTCTAGTTATTTGATTAACCATAGTTAA